From Paenibacillus physcomitrellae, the proteins below share one genomic window:
- a CDS encoding FecCD family ABC transporter permease, with product MSQLQLIRRQQIVLVSLLLLTLLTLLIGMGIGYASVSYDRLIPTLFGHGTFKDEFVLFSIRLPRMLITLLAGMALALSGSILQGITRNELADPGIVGINAGAGVGITVFFLFVPIDAGSFAYVMPLVAFAGALVTAVLIYAFSYSRKDGMQPIKLVLTGVGFSLALSGIMIVLISRTEQTKVDFISRWLAGNVWGTDWPFIAALLPWLILLIPYAFYKSKTLNLLALNEEVSVGAGVPVQKDRILLTLAAVALAASAVSVTGGIAFIGLMAPHIARALVGPRHQLFVPVSILIGGWLLLLADTIGRNLVDPDGLPAGIVVAFIGAPYFLYLLLKK from the coding sequence ATGAGCCAACTTCAACTAATTCGCAGACAACAAATCGTTCTGGTCTCGCTGCTGCTGCTAACGCTGCTTACACTCCTCATCGGCATGGGCATCGGATACGCTTCTGTCTCTTATGACCGTCTCATTCCAACTTTGTTTGGCCACGGCACCTTTAAAGACGAATTTGTGTTATTCTCCATCCGGCTGCCTAGGATGTTGATTACTCTGCTGGCCGGTATGGCGCTGGCTTTGTCAGGCTCGATTCTGCAAGGGATCACCCGGAATGAACTCGCCGATCCCGGCATTGTCGGCATCAATGCAGGCGCAGGAGTAGGAATTACGGTCTTTTTCCTGTTTGTCCCGATCGACGCCGGATCGTTTGCTTATGTCATGCCTTTGGTCGCTTTTGCCGGCGCCTTGGTCACGGCAGTGCTCATTTATGCTTTCTCTTACAGCCGCAAAGACGGCATGCAGCCGATCAAACTTGTGCTTACCGGCGTTGGTTTCTCTCTGGCGTTATCGGGGATCATGATCGTGCTGATTTCCCGGACGGAGCAGACCAAAGTCGATTTTATCTCGCGATGGCTTGCAGGGAATGTATGGGGAACAGATTGGCCGTTTATTGCCGCGCTGCTGCCGTGGCTGATTCTGCTTATTCCTTATGCTTTTTATAAATCCAAGACCTTGAACCTGCTGGCCTTAAACGAGGAGGTTTCGGTTGGAGCTGGTGTACCTGTACAGAAAGACCGGATTCTCCTGACTCTGGCCGCTGTGGCGCTGGCCGCATCAGCTGTGTCCGTCACCGGCGGCATTGCGTTCATTGGACTGATGGCTCCGCATATCGCAAGAGCCTTGGTCGGGCCAAGACATCAGCTGTTTGTTCCTGTCTCGATTCTGATCGGAGGATGGCTGCTGCTCCTCGCCGATACAATCGGAAGGAATCTGGTTGATCCTGACGGCCTGCCTGCAGGCATTGTCGTCGCTTTTATCGGAGCGCCGTATTTTCTGTACCTGCTGTTAAAGAAATAA
- a CDS encoding FecCD family ABC transporter permease translates to MFAIALMIGAKNIALSDIWSALFQPSAAGEDISIIRDIRLPREIGAILVGSALAVAGAIMQGLTRNPLADPGLLGLTAGANAALAFTFAFIPAVGYFGIMIACFAGAACGVMLVFGLSALRRRGLSPLRMVLAGSAISALLAAIADGISLTFKISKNVSMWTAGGLIGTTWGQIQTLAPVILVCIAASLLLSRQLTILSLNEEAAVGLGLQSAQVKIALYVLITLLAGASVALVGNFAFIGLMIPHIVRALVGTDYRTILPVSAVLGAAFMLFADFLARMVNAPLETPVAAIISIMGLPFFLLIVRKGVKSLS, encoded by the coding sequence ATGTTTGCCATAGCCCTGATGATTGGCGCTAAAAATATTGCTCTGTCCGATATATGGAGCGCGCTCTTCCAGCCGAGCGCTGCCGGTGAGGATATCTCGATCATTCGCGATATCCGGCTGCCGCGCGAGATCGGTGCCATTCTCGTCGGCTCCGCTTTAGCTGTCGCCGGGGCAATCATGCAGGGGCTGACCCGAAATCCGCTTGCGGACCCGGGGCTGCTGGGGTTGACCGCCGGGGCAAACGCCGCATTGGCCTTCACCTTCGCCTTTATTCCGGCTGTCGGATATTTCGGAATAATGATTGCTTGTTTTGCCGGCGCAGCCTGCGGCGTTATGCTGGTCTTCGGGCTCAGCGCCCTGCGGCGACGGGGACTGTCTCCGCTCCGTATGGTGCTTGCGGGCTCGGCCATTTCCGCACTGCTCGCCGCCATTGCCGACGGGATCAGCCTGACTTTCAAAATCTCCAAGAACGTGTCCATGTGGACAGCCGGAGGGCTCATCGGCACCACCTGGGGGCAAATTCAAACCCTGGCTCCCGTCATTCTCGTTTGTATTGCCGCCTCGCTCCTGCTTTCCCGCCAGCTGACGATCCTCAGCCTGAATGAGGAAGCGGCTGTAGGACTTGGCCTGCAGAGCGCACAGGTCAAAATTGCCTTATACGTGCTGATTACCTTGCTCGCCGGCGCTTCCGTCGCTCTGGTCGGGAATTTCGCTTTCATCGGACTGATGATTCCGCATATCGTCAGAGCGCTTGTCGGTACGGATTACCGGACCATTCTGCCTGTTTCGGCTGTGCTTGGCGCCGCCTTTATGCTCTTTGCCGATTTTCTGGCCCGGATGGTCAATGCGCCTCTAGAAACCCCGGTGGCGGCCATTATTTCGATTATGGGACTGCCTTTCTTCCTGTTAATCGTGCGTAAAGGAGTCAAGTCACTTTCATGA
- a CDS encoding iron-hydroxamate ABC transporter substrate-binding protein: MKKLLLPLLILMLLALSACGNNSNSSNGNTPPGSNTSADAASANGNSSADPASNHSSSGTITYQSENGPIELPANPQRVIALSGYAGNLIGLGVPLAGVDSWTKSDPNFQEQLKDIPEVSEDNLEKIIELQPDLIIAGSDTKNLDKMKQIAPVVTYTYNKVDYLEQILEIGKAVNQEQKAADWIADFKERAKQAGDEIKAKIGADKTVTVMEGDSKQLYVFGDAWGRGTEILYQAMGIKMPDKVKEMTSKQGYYDLSLEVLPQYIGDYAIFSKDPSMDNSFQQTDTYKNIPAVKNNHIFEVDATTFYFNDLLSLDYQLDFFKKSFLGN, encoded by the coding sequence ATGAAAAAGTTATTGTTACCTTTGCTTATCCTTATGCTGCTTGCCTTAAGCGCCTGCGGCAACAATTCGAACAGCAGCAATGGCAATACGCCCCCCGGTTCGAACACAAGCGCTGACGCCGCCTCCGCTAACGGCAATTCGAGTGCAGACCCTGCCTCAAATCACAGCTCCTCTGGCACGATCACCTATCAGTCTGAAAATGGCCCCATCGAGCTGCCCGCCAACCCACAGCGGGTTATCGCCCTTTCCGGCTACGCTGGTAATCTCATTGGTTTGGGCGTACCGCTTGCAGGCGTTGATTCCTGGACCAAGTCCGATCCCAACTTTCAGGAGCAATTGAAGGATATTCCTGAGGTATCCGAAGACAATCTGGAGAAAATCATTGAGCTTCAGCCTGACTTGATTATCGCTGGCTCAGATACGAAAAACCTCGACAAAATGAAGCAGATCGCCCCGGTCGTCACCTATACATACAACAAAGTCGACTATCTGGAGCAAATTCTGGAGATCGGCAAGGCGGTTAACCAGGAGCAGAAAGCCGCTGACTGGATCGCCGATTTCAAAGAACGGGCCAAACAGGCTGGTGATGAGATCAAAGCCAAAATCGGAGCAGATAAAACAGTAACCGTCATGGAAGGCGATTCGAAACAGCTTTACGTCTTTGGCGATGCCTGGGGACGCGGAACGGAAATCCTGTATCAGGCCATGGGAATCAAAATGCCGGATAAGGTCAAGGAAATGACCTCCAAGCAAGGCTACTACGATTTGTCGCTGGAAGTCCTGCCGCAATATATCGGGGACTACGCTATTTTTTCCAAGGATCCCTCCATGGACAACTCCTTCCAGCAAACCGACACGTACAAGAACATTCCGGCTGTTAAAAATAATCATATCTTTGAAGTAGACGCTACCACCTTCTATTTCAATGACTTGTTATCGCTGGATTACCAGCTTGATTTCTTCAAGAAATCGTTCTTGGGCAACTAA